A segment of the Candidatus Methylomirabilota bacterium genome:
GAGATGGTCGACGAGGCCATGGACGAGGAAGCAGAGGGGGGCGGGCCGGGAGACCGGGCGGGGGCGCCGGACTCTGCGGAAGAGCTCTGAGCTCGAGCGCGCGGGGGGCCTGTCCCTCGGCGCCGGCGGCGTACCGGCCGGCGACCCCCGACGGCCCGTCGGCGCGGCATCCGACGGCGGCGCGTCGTCGTCTAAAGGGCCGGGGAGGGGAATCCTGCGAGGACCGGGGCGGTGAGGGTGGAGCGGCTCCCCGACTGGGGGGCGCTCGGGCTGAGCGAGGCGGTCTGGAACCGTCTCGTGTCCCGATCTCATACCGACGTCCCGTTTCTGACGTGGCAGTTCCAGACCGCCTGGTGGCGGACCTTCCGGGACGGCGAGCTTCACCTCTACGGCGCCCAGGATGGAGCCGGCGAGTGGGTCGGCGCGCTCCCGCTCTACGCAGGGTCGGGTCCGGCCGGGCCGGTGCTACGCCTCGTCGGCGGGGTGGAGGTGGCCGACTACCTCGACCTGGTGGCGGTCGCGGGCCACGAGGAGGCGGTCTGGAAGGGCGCACTCGCCGCGCTGGCCGACGTCCCGTGGCGCGCCCTCGAGCTCCTCCCCCTGCCGGCCGCCTCGCCGACGGTGACCTTGCTTCCCGGGCTCGCGCGGGCCGCGGGTCTCGCGTGTCGCATCGAGCGCCTGGACCGCTGCCCCGTGATCGAGCTGCCCGACACCTACGACGCCTACCTGGCCCGGCTCTCCGGTAAGGATCGCCACGAGCTCCGACGGAAGCTCCGTCGCGCCGACGGGGCCCGCCCGCGAGTGGAAGTCGCCCGCACCCCCGCCGGGATGGCGGCCCTCATGGACGGCTTCATCGCGCTCCACCGCAAGTCCAAAGTGGGCAAGGCGCGCTTCATGGACGAGCGGATGGAAGCCTTCTTCCGCGACGTGGGGACGGCGTTTGCCGCCGCCGGCTGGGCGGCGCTCTGGCTCCTGTGGCTCGACGACCGTCCGGCGGCCGCGGTCTTCTGCCTCGAGTACGGCCGGACGGTGAGCCTCTACAACTCGGGCTTCGACCCGGCCGCGCGGGTCCTGTCTCCCGGCGTCGTCCTGATCGCGCGCACGATCGAGGACGCCATCGCGCGCGGCTTCCGCCGCTACGACTTCCTGCGCGGTGAGGAAGCCTACAAGTACGGCTTCGGCCCCACGCCGACGGACGTGCTGCGGGTCACCCTGGAGCGCTGACCCGCGCCGATGACGCGGCTCGCCTTCTTCTCCGTCCACACCTGTCCGCTGGCCGCCCTCGGCGGCAAGGAAACGGGCGGGATGAACGTCTACGTGCGCGAGCTGGCCCGCGAGCTCGGGCGGCTCGGCTTCGGCGTCGACGTCTTCACCCGGAGCCAGGACGCGGCGATCCCCGAGGTGGTGCCGCTGGGGGAGGGAGCCCGGGTCGTCCACGTCCGGGCTGGCCCGGCCCGGCCGCTCCCCCGCGGCGCCCTGGTCCCGCATCTCGACGCCTTCGCCGACGAGGTCGAGCGCTTCCGGCGGCGTGAGGGCGTCGAGTACGCGCTCCTCCACAGCCACTACTGGCTCTCGGGCCTGGTCGCCCTCGGGCTCGGCCGGCGCTGGGGGCGCCCGGTGGTCCACATGTTTCACACGCTGGGCGCCCTCAAGAACTCGGTCGCCCGCGGAGGGGAGGACCGCGAGCCCGACTCGCGGATCCGGGCGGAGGAGCGGATCGCGTCGACGGCGGATCGCATCGTGGCGGCCAATCTCGTGGAGCGGGCGGACCTGGCCTGGTACTGCGGGGCCGACGTCACTCGCGTCCGTGTGGTCCCGTGCGGCGTGGACCTGGATCTCTTCCGGCCGTCCTCGGCCGAGGCGGCCCGGGCGCGCCTCCGGTTGGATGCCGAGCGGGTACTCCTGTTCGTCGGCCGCCTGGCTCCGATCAAGGGTCTCGAAACCCTGCTGCGCGCGCTGGCGGCGGTGAAATCCAACGGGCTGGGGCGCACCGACCTGCGACTCGTGGTCGTGGGCGGCGACAAGGAAGAGACCTGGAATGGCGGGCCGGCGCGGCTCCGGCGCCTGGCGGATCAGCTCGGGGTGGGGGCTGCGGTGGACTTCCGCGGCCCGCAGCCCCAGGACATCCTGCCCGACTACTACGCCGCCGCCGACCTCTGCCTGATGCCGTCGCTCTACGAGTCGTTCGGCATGGTCGCCCTGGAGGCGATGGCATGCGGCGTGCCGGTGGTCGGCTCGCGGGTGGGCGGCCTGACCGTCACCGTCCAGGACGGGACGACGGGTCTGCTGGTGCCCGAAGGCGACGTGACGGCGCTGGCCGACGGCATCACCGGCCTGCTGGAGGACGAGGAACGGCGGCGCAAGCTGGGCGCGCAGGCGGCCGAGTGGGCCCGGGGGTTCGCCTGGCCCTGCATCGCCCGCGCGGTCATCGAGCTCTACGCCGAGCTGGTGCCGGGACTCCTCGGAGCCGCACGCCGATCGCGCTGCCCGTCCGTCGTCTGAGACTACCGAAGCCCCCTCCGAAGATCACAGCCGGCGACCGGCGCGCGTCCCCTCCAGGAGGGCGTCATACAGCCGGCGCGGGGCGACCGCGTCGCCCACCCGGTGCACCTCGAGCCGGGGCGCCGCCGCCCGGAGATCGTCGTACAGCTCGGCTCGGGACTCGCCCCCCAGGGCGAGCACGACGAGGTCGGCCGGGATCTCTCGACGCTGACCGGAATAGACGTGCTCGACGCGGAGCGTGTCGGCCCCGAACTCCAGGACGGCGGTGAATGGCGTCAGGACGACGCCCTTCGTGAAGAGCCGGCGGTACATGACGGGTCTGAGCGTCGGGTCGATGTCCAGCCCGACCATCGTCTCCCCCGTGAGGATCTCGACCCGACCGCCCGCGTCGACGAGCGCTTCGGCCGCCCCGGGCCCCCGCAGGTGTCCATCGTCATCGATCACGACGCAGCGCTGCCCCGGCCTCACCCGAACCTCTCCTCGCAGCACGGCGTCGCAGGTCACCACCTGCGGCCGATCGGCTCCCGGCCAGGGCGCGGCCCGCGGGGTGGCCCCGGTCGCGATCACCACCGCATCCGGCGGATCCGTGAGGAGCGCGTCCAGCGTCGCTTCGGTCCCGAGGCGCACCTCCACGCCGAGCTTTTCGAGCTGGGCGGCCAGCCAGGCGATCGAGCGGCCGTACTCCGCGCGGTTGGGCGCCATGGCCGCGACACGGACCTGTCCGCCGAGCGCCTCGGCTCGCTCGACCAGCGTCACCTGGTGTCCCCGCTCGGCCGCCATCCGGGCCGCTTCCATCCCGGCTGGCCCACCGCCGACGACCAGGATCCGCCGGGCCGCCCGGGCCGGCTGCACGGCAGCCAGCTCGACCTCGTGTCCGATCAGCGGGTTCTGGACGCAGCGGATCGCCAGTCCCTGGTACAGGCGGCCGATGCAGCCCTCGTTGGCGCCCGTGCAGAGCCGAATGTCGCCTCGCTGCCCGGCGAAGGTCTTGGTGGGCAAGTCCGGGTCGGCGATCAGGGCCCGGGTCATCCCGACCAGGTCGGCCGTGCCCCGGCGAAGCACCTCTTCCGCCATGGCCGGGTCGATGATCCGAGCCGCCACCAGCACGGGAACGTCGACGACCTCCTTGATCGAAGCGGCGTAGTGGTTGAACAGCCCGAGCGGGTAATCCAGCGACGGGACGGTCTTGGCCTGCAGCTCGGGCGTCTCGCCGGTGGAACCCGAGATGCTGAAGTAATCGATCTTTCGCAAGGCCGCCAGTCGCCCGGCGATCTCCTTCATGGCTGGATGGTCGAGGCCGCCCGGGAGAAGCTGATCGGCGGTCATGCGGAAGCCGACGCAGAAGGCGGGCCCGACGCGGTCCCGAACGGCCGCGACCACCTCCCGCGAGAAGCGCATCCGGTTCTCGAGCGACCCGCCGTACTCGTCGGCCCGCCGGTTGACGTGCGGCGCCCAGAACTGCTCGATGAGGTGTCCGCCGTACGAGGTGATCTCCACCCCGTCATAGCCGGCCCGCTGGACGCGCTCGGCCGCGGCCGCAAACGCCTCGACGATCTGGTGGATCTCGTGGTGTTCCAGGACCTTGGGACGCTCCCGGTGGACAGGTTCCGCCACCGCCGAGGGTGCGAGGAGCGGCCGAGCCGAGGTCGATGAGGTGCCCCGCCGTCCCAGGTGGGTGAGCTGACAGAAGATCTTGGCCCCGTGGCGGTGCACCACCTCGGCCATCGCCGCCAGGTCCGGGATGATCGAATCGTCCCAGTTCGCGACGCCGTTCCACTCCGCCACCGAGGACGACGGGTGCACCGAGCAGGAGCCGAAGGTGATGATCAACCCGACGCCGCCCCGCGCCTTGCGCTCGTAATAGGCGCGATACCGCTCCTTGGGATATCCGCCGACCGCGTAACCGGTGGCGTGGGCGGTGCTGACGATGCGGTTCCGAACGGTCACCCCGTTGAGCGTGATCGGGCTGAACAGCCGCGGAAACGACAGACTCGGGACGCTCATGGCCCGAAGCCAGGCAGCCACATGGCGCAGGGGACCTCGTTCATCGAGCCGGGTGACGACGGCGGCGGCGCCCGCCTCCGCCGTCACCCGATGGAGCGGATCGGCTACTTCTTGCCCGCGTCGTAGATCTCGCCGAAGAGGGCCCAGCGCTCTCCGTCGAACTTGGCCAGCTGCTCCTGCTCGATCGGATAGAAGTCGGTCGGGCTCGTGTTGATCTTGATACCCGGCAGCAGGAGCGGCAGCGCCAGGTCCTTGATGTTCGCCGCCTGCTTCATGACGTTCTGGCGCGTCAGATCGGTCCCGCACTGCTTGAGGGTATGGACGAGCGTCTGGGCTACCGTGTAGCCGTAGACGTTGAACGCGTCCTTGGTGTTTCCCTCCGGATAGTACTTCTGCATGAAGGCCAGCCACTCCTTCATGCCCGCGTCGTCCTTCCACTGCGGGTCGGTGGGGTCCTTGAGATACAGGGCCGTGACCAGGTCCCGTGACGCCTCGAGACCGGCCGGCTTCAGGACGACGTCGACGGAGGACGAGACGTTGTTGAGGAGATGGAGCGGCTTCCAGCCGATGTCGTGAGCCTTCTTGATCGCCTGCACGGCGAACTTGGGGATGGTGACGTTGAAGAAGACGTTGGCCCCACTGTTCTTCAGGTTGACGATCTGCGAGTCCACCGTGGGGTCCGTCACCTCGTACGTCTGCTCCATCACGATCAACTTCTTCGCGGCTTCGCCGAGTCCGTCCTTGAGGCCCTTCACGTAGTCTTTGCCGTAGTCGTCGTTCTGGTAGAGGATCCCGACCTTCGGGTCCTTCACGTTCTTCAAGACGTACTGGGCGTAGATCCGCCCCTCGGTCTGATAGGGCGGCTGCCAGCCCATCGTCCAG
Coding sequences within it:
- a CDS encoding glycosyltransferase; the protein is MTRLAFFSVHTCPLAALGGKETGGMNVYVRELARELGRLGFGVDVFTRSQDAAIPEVVPLGEGARVVHVRAGPARPLPRGALVPHLDAFADEVERFRRREGVEYALLHSHYWLSGLVALGLGRRWGRPVVHMFHTLGALKNSVARGGEDREPDSRIRAEERIASTADRIVAANLVERADLAWYCGADVTRVRVVPCGVDLDLFRPSSAEAARARLRLDAERVLLFVGRLAPIKGLETLLRALAAVKSNGLGRTDLRLVVVGGDKEETWNGGPARLRRLADQLGVGAAVDFRGPQPQDILPDYYAAADLCLMPSLYESFGMVALEAMACGVPVVGSRVGGLTVTVQDGTTGLLVPEGDVTALADGITGLLEDEERRRKLGAQAAEWARGFAWPCIARAVIELYAELVPGLLGAARRSRCPSVV
- a CDS encoding GNAT family N-acetyltransferase; this translates as MRVERLPDWGALGLSEAVWNRLVSRSHTDVPFLTWQFQTAWWRTFRDGELHLYGAQDGAGEWVGALPLYAGSGPAGPVLRLVGGVEVADYLDLVAVAGHEEAVWKGALAALADVPWRALELLPLPAASPTVTLLPGLARAAGLACRIERLDRCPVIELPDTYDAYLARLSGKDRHELRRKLRRADGARPRVEVARTPAGMAALMDGFIALHRKSKVGKARFMDERMEAFFRDVGTAFAAAGWAALWLLWLDDRPAAAVFCLEYGRTVSLYNSGFDPAARVLSPGVVLIARTIEDAIARGFRRYDFLRGEEAYKYGFGPTPTDVLRVTLER
- a CDS encoding FAD-dependent oxidoreductase — encoded protein: MSVPSLSFPRLFSPITLNGVTVRNRIVSTAHATGYAVGGYPKERYRAYYERKARGGVGLIITFGSCSVHPSSSVAEWNGVANWDDSIIPDLAAMAEVVHRHGAKIFCQLTHLGRRGTSSTSARPLLAPSAVAEPVHRERPKVLEHHEIHQIVEAFAAAAERVQRAGYDGVEITSYGGHLIEQFWAPHVNRRADEYGGSLENRMRFSREVVAAVRDRVGPAFCVGFRMTADQLLPGGLDHPAMKEIAGRLAALRKIDYFSISGSTGETPELQAKTVPSLDYPLGLFNHYAASIKEVVDVPVLVAARIIDPAMAEEVLRRGTADLVGMTRALIADPDLPTKTFAGQRGDIRLCTGANEGCIGRLYQGLAIRCVQNPLIGHEVELAAVQPARAARRILVVGGGPAGMEAARMAAERGHQVTLVERAEALGGQVRVAAMAPNRAEYGRSIAWLAAQLEKLGVEVRLGTEATLDALLTDPPDAVVIATGATPRAAPWPGADRPQVVTCDAVLRGEVRVRPGQRCVVIDDDGHLRGPGAAEALVDAGGRVEILTGETMVGLDIDPTLRPVMYRRLFTKGVVLTPFTAVLEFGADTLRVEHVYSGQRREIPADLVVLALGGESRAELYDDLRAAAPRLEVHRVGDAVAPRRLYDALLEGTRAGRRL
- a CDS encoding ABC transporter substrate-binding protein, translating into MLRKPFALALAVTLGLGLALAAGPAGAQAPAEIKVGNTNPYSGPASAYGTIGKVIGAYLKKVNDEGGISGRKITYITYDDSYSPPKAVEMVRRLVEQDQVLLLFQTLGTPTNSAIHRYVNQQKVPHIFIATGATKWGDPEHFPWTMGWQPPYQTEGRIYAQYVLKNVKDPKVGILYQNDDYGKDYVKGLKDGLGEAAKKLIVMEQTYEVTDPTVDSQIVNLKNSGANVFFNVTIPKFAVQAIKKAHDIGWKPLHLLNNVSSSVDVVLKPAGLEASRDLVTALYLKDPTDPQWKDDAGMKEWLAFMQKYYPEGNTKDAFNVYGYTVAQTLVHTLKQCGTDLTRQNVMKQAANIKDLALPLLLPGIKINTSPTDFYPIEQEQLAKFDGERWALFGEIYDAGKK